One window of the Anopheles cruzii chromosome 2, idAnoCruzAS_RS32_06, whole genome shotgun sequence genome contains the following:
- the LOC128268604 gene encoding activated Cdc42 kinase Ack encodes MADPDSAWLEELLADVQLEQFLVRIRDELQVTRLAHFDYVHVDDLEKIGLGKPGIRRLLEAVKKRKAQQWRRNILSKLIGGGKQQPQKKAHHHTAGGSGSGGGGAGQNEEPSALALTCLIHEKDVTLSVKLGDGSFGVVRRGEWNAPGNHIVPVAVKVLKADTLAQPGVIEDFFKEVQAMHTMNHPNLIRLHGVVLSQPMMMVTELAVNGSLLDLLRKQCKHTPLPMIWNWSVQIATGMAYLESKRFLHRDLACRNVLLATGNKIKIGDFGLMRALPQQEDCYVMTEHKKVPFPWCAPESLRYRQFSHASDTWMFAVTLWEMFTFGEDPWIGLNGSQILRKIDREGERLHHPDACPPDVYQLMLQCWDKTPSERPTFAAIKEFLTGVPPPIYRAIGSFNAENRLAVQQGDTIVIIDGRPELQFIKGQSQRTFDIGTFPRNVAVDARKSSTGNGSAASISRPLHDSFRHTGHGSPFGNSWGNPSSLEMDGEVKLRTKTKDIVNTEHRRGKCVSEQYVKERKSNASKQFSYNKLVNESHQKQHHGQQAPVLKDAKNRPLRPPQPNGMVSGGSSATTEGILIDLSSPNDEATTTAGGGGGDGALNSSAAKASGFSTTNHRQVASILDEPIEVPTEGEDPHYAPDHQHHQQQPMSSFGTPSYTLQQSAVASAAVAMVKLEPPPYQMPPKYSNTYGIVHESSLNLSVVSEPDPFAPHEPIVTSDYESGPSSTVSARDLMASIKRQQTIEQQQQQSSVGLAGSPGVLAPTVLPPQQPAVYGNVRASTSNINVNYGRVADLDELTSSMQATLNNPGSPDPPTAEPLNGMSLEVNVSGSTSGAIDGGLISPYGGSAVQLNAVMAPKKLDKSFLAELEKDIYKNEAAVGGGSAMNSSAAYAARNSAKDVSHSKYDTANHLAISQIYANQANSLALAASLQQQLTLSPKKQNVQQPSSSSNDTSSVVQQLWMERNSASAAAVAQQSVTSSSTEQMLYGSTQHVSPQKSHSYVALSNRPVTTVLSPPPAASSVTDTGRHYGSTMSLSGSSNIYNSVYNGSIGPPLDAYQPVGGGTELYDVVAPTPASLYERVPMQPQQQIYNNVVSHHHQQLVQPLVPAIYDEVTNDLDLRPIRPAPSAPLSAQQIQRRLERLAQQDQQVANLMQELGDEANEQEARNSLAAVNWDHTLAVRHFKIERLLRLGLATRTRCEEALQKTGWSIQLAASVLLEI; translated from the exons ATGGCCGATCCCGACAGTGCCTGGTTGGAAGAGCTGCTGGCCGATGTGCAGTTGGAGCAGTTTCTGGTGCGGATACGGGACGAGCTGCAGGTGACGCGGTTGGCTCACTTCGACTACGTGCACGTGGACGATCTGGAAAAGATCGGGCTCGGTAAACCGGGCATCCGGCGGTTACTGGAGGCGGTCAAGAAGCGGAAAGCCCAGCAGTGGCGGCGCAACATTCTGTCGAAGCTGATCGGAGGCGgaaagcagcagccgcaaaagaaggcacaccaccacacggcgggcggctccggcagtggcggcggcggggctgGCCAGAACGAGGAACCGTCCGCGCTAGCGTTGACCTGTTTGATTCACGAGAAAGATGTTACGCTCTCGGTGAAGCTGGGCGATGGGTCGTTCGGGGTGGTCCGGCGGGGCGAATGGAACGCACCCGGGAACCACATCgtaccggtggcggtgaaggTGCTCAAAGCGGACACACTAGCGCAGCCCGGCGTGATCGAGGACTTTTTCAAGGAGGTGCAAGCCATGCACACAATGAACCACCCCAATCTGATCCGCCTGCACGGGGTCGTCCTGTCGcagccgatgatgatggtgaccgAGCTGGCGGTGAACGGGTCGCTGTTGGATCTGCTGCGCAAACAGTGCAAGCACACGCCACTGCCGATGATTTGGAACTGGTCCGTGCAGATTGCGACCGGTATGGCGTACCTGGAGAGCAAGCGGTTCCTGCACCGGGATCTGGCCTGCCGCAACGTACTGCTGGCGACGGGGAACAAGATCAAGATCGGCGATTTCGGCCTGATGCGGGCACTGCCCCAGCAGGAGGACTGCTACGTGATGACGGAGCACAAGAAAGTACCGTTCCCGTGGTGCGCTCCAGAGTCGCTGCGCTACCGACAGTTTAGCCACGCGTCCGACACGTGGATGTTTGCGGTGACCCTGTGGGAGATGTTCACGTTCGGTGAAGATCCATGGATTGGGCTGAACGGGTCACAGATTTTGCGCAAGATCGACCGCGAGGGCGAACGGTTGCACCATCCCGACGCGTGTCCACCGGACGTGTACCAACTGATGCTCCAGTGCTGGGACAAGACGCCGTCGGAGCGTCCAACGTTTGCCGCAATCAA GGAATTCCTCACCGGTGTTCCGCCACCGATCTATCGAGCGATCGGGAGCTTTAATGCCGAAAACCGTTTGGCGGTGCAGCAAGGCGATACGATCGTGATCATCGACGGTCGGCCCGAGCTGCAGTTCATCAAGGGCCAGAGTCAGCGGACGTTCGACATCGGAACGTTTCCAAG aAATGTTGCAGTCGACGCCCGAAAATCgtccaccggaaacgggagTGCAGCATCCATAAGCCGTCCATTGCACGATTCCTTCCGCCACACGGGCCATGGTTCACCGTTCGGCAACTCTTGGGGCAATCCCAGTAGCCTGGAAATGGACGGCGAAGTGAAGCTACGCA CCAAAACGAAGGACATCGTGAACACGGAACACCGGCGTGGCAAGTGCGTGTCGGAGCAGTACGTAAAGGAACGGAAAAGCAATGCATCGAAGCAATTCTCGTACAACAAGCTGGTGAATGAAAGTCACCAAAAGCAGCACCACGGCCAGCAAGCGCCAGTGCTGAAGGATGCAAAAAATCGTCCTCTGCGTCCACCGCAACCGAACGGAATGGtttccggcggcagcagcgccacgACCGAAGGCATACTGATTGATCTTTCGTCGCCGAACGATgaagcaacgacgacggctggtggcggcggcggtgatggtgcACTGAACTCGAGTGCTGCGAAGGCGAGCGGCTTCAGTACCACCAACCACCGTCAGGTGGCAAGCATACTGGATGAACCGATTGAAGTGCCTACCGAGGGCGAGGATCCGCACTACGCACcggaccaccagcaccaccaacaacaaccgatgAGTTCCTTTGGTACGCCTTCGTACACGCTGCAGCAATCCGCTGTTgcctcggcggcggttgcTATGGTAAAGCTAGAGCCTCCTCCGTATCAGATGCCACCAAAGTATAGCAACACGTACGGAATCGTCCACGAGAGTAGCCTCAACCTGAGCGTGGTTTCGGAACCGGACCCGTTCGCCCCGCACGAACCGATCGTTACGTCGGACTATGAAAGTGGTCCCTCGAGCACGGTCAGTGCACGCGACCTGATGGCCAGCATCAAGCGGCAGCAAacgatcgagcagcagcagcagcaatccaGTGTCGGCTTGGCCGGCAGTCCCGGTGTGCTGGCTCCGACCGTTCTGCCGCCACAACAACCGGCGGTCTATGGTAACGTGCGAGCTTCCACGTCGAATATTAACGTCAATTACGGCCGAGTGGCGGATCTGGACGAGTTGACGTCGAGTATGCAGGCAACGCTGAACAACCCGGGAAGCCCGGACCCCCCAACGGCTGAGCCTCTGAATGGAATGTCTCTGGAGGTGAATGTGAGTGGCAGCACCAGCGGCGCGATTGACGGTGGGCTGATATCACCATACGGTGGTTCGGCGGTGCAATTGAACGCAGTCATGGCACCCAAGAAGCTCGATAAATCCTTTCTGGCCGAGCTGGAGAAGGACATCTACAAGAACGAGGCGGCCGTTGGCGGTGGTAGCGCCATGAACAGTTCGGCTGCGTACGCCGCCCGCAACAGCGCCAAGGATGTGTCGCATTCGAAGTACGACACGGCCAACCATCTGGCCATTAGTCAAATCTATGCCAACCAGGCCAACTCGCTCGCACTGGCCGCCTCGTTGCAGCAACAGCTCACActttcgccaaagaaacaaaacgtccaacagccgtcgtcgtcgtcaaatGACACCAGTTCCGTCGTGCAGCAGCTTTGGATGGAGCGCAATTCGGCGagcgctgccgccgtcgcacAACAGTCGGTCACCTCTTCGTCGACGGAACAGATGTTGTACGGCAGCACGCAGCACGTGTCCCCACAAAAGTCACACAGCTATGTGGCCCTATCGAACCGGCCCGTTACGACGGTTCtctcaccgccgccggcagcatcGTCGGTCACGGATACGGGTCGACACTATGGCTCCACGATGAGTCTTTCAGGGTCGTCGAATATTTACAACTCCGTCTACAACGGAAGCATTGGCCCGCCATTGGACGCGTATCAACCGGTCGGCGGTGGGACGGAACTGTACGATGTGGTCGCTCCGACTCCCGCATCTCTTTACGAGCGGGTTCCCatgcagccacagcagcagatTTACAACAACGTGgtcagccaccaccaccagcaactgGTGCAACCGCTCGTGCCGGCGATCTACGACGAGGTAACGAACGATCTCGACTTACGCCCGATCCGGCCAGCCCCGTCCGCACCGCTGTCGGCGCAGCAAATTCAGCGCCGCTTGGAACGGTTGGCCCAGCAGGATCAACAGGTGGCCAACCTGATGCAGGAGTTGGGCGATGAAGCGAACGAACAGGAAGCGCGCAACTCGCTGGCAGCCGTCAACTGGGATCACACGTTGGCGGTGCGACACTTTAAAATTGAACGGCTCCTTCG ACTCGGTCTAGCAACCCGGACACGCTGTGAGGAGGCGCTCCAGAAAACCGGATGGAGCATTCAGCTGGCCGCCTCGGTACTGCTGGAGATCTGA
- the LOC128268086 gene encoding 40S ribosomal protein SA, producing MSGNLDILALKEDDVTKMLAATTHIGSTSVNFQMEQYVYKRRTDGVHIINLGRTYEKLLLAARCIASIEHPGEIYAISSRPYGQRAVLKFAHYTAATPIAGRFTPGAFTNQIQTAFREPRLLIVTDPLTDHQPVTEASYVNIPVIAFCNTDSPLKFVDIAIPCNTKSTHSIGLMWWLLAREVLRLRGKIAHDKWDIMPDLFFFRDPDDAEKEQAAIEAAAPPPVKDTYPEEPVVQDEPTNWGGEDTTVANVAAVPPAAAPAVVRPAGGQGDDWNEDDTAAPVAGAASWGGF from the exons ATGTCGGGAAATCTAGATATTCTAGCACTGAAGGAGGATGACGTGACCAAGATGTTGGCCGCGACGACGCACATCGGAAGCACCTCGGTCAACTTCCAGATGGAGCAGTACGTCTACAAGCGCCGAACGGATGGTGTCCACATTATCAACCTTGGTCGCACGTAcgagaagctgctgctggctgcccgttgcatcgccagcatcGAACACCCGGGAGAG ATCTACGCCATCTCGTCCCGTCCGTATGGTCAGCGTGCCGTCCTGAAGTTCGCCCACTACACGGCGGCGACTCCGATTGCCGGTCGGTTCACGCCCGGTGCCTTCACCAACCAGATCCAGACGGCTTTCCGCGAGCCGCGTCTGCTGATCGTCACCGACCCGCTGACCGATCATCAGCCCGTGACTGAGGCGTCCTACGTCAACATTCCGGTCATCGCTTTCTGCAACACCGATTCGCCGCTCAAGTTTGTTGACATTGCCATCCCGTGCAATACCAAGTCGACGCACTCGATCGGCCTGATGTGGTGGCTGCTGGCCCGCGAGGTGCTCCGTCTGCGTGGCAAGATTGCGCACGACAAGTGGGACATCATGCCCGATCTGTTCTTCTTCCGCGATCCGGACGATGCGGAGAAGGAACAGGCTGCCATCGAGGCTGCTGCCCCGCCTCCGGTAAAGGACACCTACCCGGAGGAGCCGGTGGTGCAGGATGAACCGACCAACTGGGGAGGCGAAGATACGACCGTCGCTAACGTCGCTGCTGTCCCGCCCGCGGCCgccccggcggtggtgcgccCGGCCGGTGGACAGGGGGATGATTGGAACGAGGATGATACCGCTGCACCAGTGGCCGGTGCTGCCTCCTGGGGAGGTTTCTAA
- the LOC128268084 gene encoding histone-lysine N-methyltransferase SETD1B — translation MPAYAGFDSFTSSRGRSESIYYTAKEYDSADGDESDYGRGRAPPPPPPPPHIFEDTPPDTIFNRRYVDPWDMENYVYIRKHVLDPASETSEVSPSPAGEPIQSKFYYVPGELNGLGECLECGSSAEEPEFEPEFEPEFSESEVELVNQQQQQRQLLLEASDGHNSAPTPRSVLVDGMELERERALGEEPEPSELEEGEEDEEEAFYTERYDTVMDEDSIGGDELVYSSYTDLETSSTEQPSSCDSSMSALRLHTPGFGKSSRRPIVLPKPLPQLEFPGPPSYEYYEPSCCYMPLPPPPPPPPPPPRHLAMGNHFHHHPHHPHHHPLGSPPSIAGTILSDHHNYYTLNDCLECARQEAEHVPLYATTSSGSPTRRRSRSVSVVSQSMSLARRPSQMLDPSTAVAIAATNANVCYTPQHFSLSKKGLLQIDYSCNWNNLDRYIAK, via the exons ATGCCAGCGTACGCTGGGTTCGACAGCTTCACGTCGTCCCGCGGACGTTCGGAATCGATCTACTACACGGCCAAGGAGTACGATtcggccgacggtgacgagTCCGACTATGGCCGCGGAcgagcgccaccgccacccccgccaccgccacacatCTTCGAGGACACACCGCCGGACACCATCTTCAACCGGCGATACGTCGATCCGTGGGATATGGAGAACTACGTCTACATTCGCAA GCATGTGCTCGACCCGGCGTCCGAGACGTCCGAGgtttcaccgtcaccggccggtGAGCCGATCCAGTCCAAGTTCTACTACGTTCCCGGGGAGCTGAACGGTCTCGGCGAGTGTCTCGAGTGCGGTTCGAGCGCCGAAGAACCCGAGTTCGAGCCAGAGTTCGAGCCAGAGTTCTCCGAGTCCGAGGTGGAACTGgtcaaccagcagcagcagcaacgacaaCTTCTACTGGAGGCCAGTGATGGCCACAACTCCGCTCCGACTCCACGGAGTGTGCTGGTGGACGGGATGGAACTGGAACGGGAACGAGCACTCGGagaggaaccggaaccgagcgaGCTGGAGGAAGgcgaagaggacgaagaggaggCATTCTACACCGAACGGTACGACACCGTAATGGACGAGGACAGCATCGGAGGAGACGAGCTCGTCTACAGCTCATACACCG ATTTGGAAACTTCGTCCACGGAACAGCCGAGTTCGTGTGACAGCTCGATGTCGGCGCTGCGCCTGCACACGCCCGGCTTTGGCAAGAGCAGTAGGCGGCCGATCGTGCTGCCGAAGCCGCTGCCGCAGCTGGAGTTTCCGGGACCGCCGTCGTACGAGTACTACGAGCCCAGCTGCTGCTACATgccgttgccaccgccgccgccgccgcctccaccgccaccgcgccaccTGGCCATGGGCAATCATTTCCACCATCATCCGCATCATCCGCACCATCACCCGCTCGGGTCGCCACCGTCGATCGCCGGGACGATCCTGTCCGATCACCACAACTACTACACGCTGAACGACTGCCTCGAGTGTGCCCGGCAGGAAGCGGAACACGTGCCGCTGTACgcgaccaccagcagcggcagcccgACCCGGCGGCGGTCCCGCAGCGTGAGCGTCGTGAGCCAGAGTATGAGTCTTGCGAGACGCCCGAGCCAGATGCTGGATCCGTCCACCGCCGTTGCGATCGCAGCGACCAACGCTAATGTATGTTACACCCCGCAACATTTCAGTCTCAGCAAGAAGGGTCTGCTGCAGATCGACTACTCCTGCAACTGGAACAACCTCGATCGATACATCGCCAAATGA